The window TTCTAAAGCTGGCAAAGGGCTTCCGAGGTTCTCACTCCCGCCTATTTCGGACGGCTAACCAGCAAGTCATGAAGGCCCTTCGCAGTGCCTATCGCGATCGCCGCAAGCGCAAGCGCGACTTTCGCAGGCTGTGGATTGCCCGGATTAATGCTGCTGCTCGTCAACATGGTACGACCTATAGCAAGTTGACTGGAAACTTGAAAAAAGTTAACGTACAACTGAACCGTAAGATGTTGGCCCAGATGGCTGTTCTAGATCCCACTAGCTTTAGCCAAGTTGTAGAGCTAGCAACTAGTGCCAAAGCACCATGAGTTGACTGGCTACATTAGCTTCCTGCGATCGCCGCTTGGTGGCACAATGACCACAGAAAGCGTGAGCAAAC is drawn from Cyanobacteriota bacterium and contains these coding sequences:
- the rplT gene encoding 50S ribosomal protein L20, yielding MTRVKRGNVARKRRKKILKLAKGFRGSHSRLFRTANQQVMKALRSAYRDRRKRKRDFRRLWIARINAAARQHGTTYSKLTGNLKKVNVQLNRKMLAQMAVLDPTSFSQVVELATSAKAP